One window of Sphingobacteriales bacterium genomic DNA carries:
- a CDS encoding T9SS type A sorting domain-containing protein — MKNIITSLILTVCCFYLDINAQQVYFNRVFYTDTTSMLSVAVKPVADGYLVVGGFNAPNNYSATYLRKINLYGETEWLEILNGAVQNSAIFFGNSFVVSNDGNYFIGAERGTTDTLSDFVLMKLDQYGNVYWKKQYGTPTSVETGTQVLVQSDNTCLIVGGKQEYYNNNTTFGPSQFYIVKVDSIGNLLWDSSYGTNAVLLYAEQTQDGGYVLSGYRYSNSTGYDMYVVKTDSFGTMQWQRTYGTNENDGGCYVFQLADSNLILMGLIKSNIPDKNGFYIAKLNATNGAIVGQAKTHLKNNYYTPHMFNYSPETGIIRVVTTGFYPLPLWEVAITAISTDGDILWETPISSGLSPTEDYIRDIEPTSDGGYVLTGFNYASPASSWVLKTDSLGQSCGAAPCDSVVYTVSTSPPNTPTTSSVTLHPNPARGSTTIYYSLPPQLPFGVVELYDLQGQKVRYQVLPAGSSSLPLNPLKGTFTQTLDLSGLPSGMYVWRLSFPGGYERYEASGKIIVND; from the coding sequence TTGTTTTTACCTTGATATAAACGCTCAACAGGTTTATTTTAACAGGGTCTTTTATACCGATACCACCAGTATGCTATCTGTGGCAGTAAAGCCTGTTGCAGATGGTTATTTGGTTGTGGGAGGATTTAATGCTCCTAATAATTACTCCGCCACTTATCTACGCAAAATCAATTTATATGGAGAAACTGAGTGGTTAGAAATATTGAATGGAGCAGTGCAGAACAGTGCTATCTTTTTTGGGAATAGCTTTGTCGTTTCTAATGATGGTAATTATTTCATAGGAGCAGAAAGAGGAACAACAGATACGTTGTCCGATTTTGTGTTAATGAAGTTGGACCAATATGGCAATGTTTATTGGAAAAAGCAGTATGGAACTCCCACTTCAGTAGAAACCGGCACACAAGTATTGGTGCAAAGTGATAATACTTGTTTGATTGTGGGCGGTAAACAAGAGTACTACAATAACAATACAACTTTCGGACCAAGTCAATTTTATATAGTGAAAGTAGATTCAATTGGCAATTTGTTGTGGGATTCATCATACGGTACTAATGCAGTTCTCCTGTATGCCGAACAAACGCAAGACGGGGGATATGTTTTATCAGGCTACAGGTACAGCAATAGTACAGGCTACGATATGTATGTTGTTAAAACAGACAGCTTTGGCACAATGCAATGGCAAAGAACTTATGGTACTAACGAAAATGACGGTGGGTGTTATGTATTTCAATTAGCGGATAGTAACTTAATATTAATGGGATTGATAAAAAGCAACATTCCCGATAAAAATGGATTCTATATAGCCAAACTAAATGCTACTAACGGAGCAATCGTTGGGCAAGCCAAAACGCACCTGAAAAATAATTATTATACTCCACACATGTTTAACTATTCTCCCGAAACAGGTATTATAAGAGTTGTTACCACCGGCTTTTACCCGCTTCCCTTATGGGAGGTAGCCATTACCGCCATTTCAACTGACGGCGATATACTATGGGAAACCCCTATCAGCAGTGGTTTATCACCCACAGAAGATTACATCAGAGATATAGAACCCACATCCGATGGGGGGTATGTTTTGACAGGTTTCAACTATGCTTCTCCCGCAAGCAGTTGGGTGCTAAAAACAGATAGTCTTGGTCAGAGTTGTGGAGCGGCACCTTGTGATAGCGTTGTATATACTGTTAGCACTTCGCCTCCAAATACTCCAACAACATCCAGCGTCACGCTACACCCCAACCCTGCCCGTGGCAGTACCACCATATACTACTCCCTTCCCCCGCAGTTGCCTTTCGGGGTAGTGGAGTTGTACGATTTGCAGGGGCAAAAAGTGCGTTATCAGGTGTTGCCGGCGGGTAGTTCGTCCCTACCCCTAAATCCCCTGAAGGGGACTTTTACGCAGACCCTCGATTTATCGGGGTTGCCTTCGGGCATGTACGTATGGCGGTTGTCGTTTCCCGGAGGGTATGAGCGGTACGAGGCAAGCGGGAAGATAATTGTTAATGATTAG
- a CDS encoding NAD-dependent epimerase/dehydratase family protein — MNHSPTILVTGGTGFVGSHLLKLLVHRGFAVRATKRADNNLYWVSDIAGKIDWVDCDILDAQGLYDAMSGVKSVYHCAAIVTFSPSKREELRKVNVEGTANVVNMALERGVEKLLHVSSIAALGRKLNQPHVDETTQWEESPINTQYAISKYYAEREVWRGIAEGLNAVIVNPSVIIGEGEWSTGSCRLFTQVWEGLKFYPKGGTGFVDVTDLVNLMVELMNSPVHGERFIVNADNLSYLDFFAMVARYLNKPEPTRPITPLMAEIGWRLEALKGFFTQTSPLVTKETARMSQHRYYYQNGKLLAAIPYSYTPVEESVSRICKEFLAIHSS; from the coding sequence ATGAACCACTCACCCACCATTCTTGTAACCGGAGGCACCGGTTTTGTCGGCAGTCATTTATTGAAATTGCTTGTTCACCGGGGTTTTGCTGTTCGTGCCACGAAAAGGGCAGACAACAACCTGTATTGGGTGAGTGATATTGCCGGAAAAATTGACTGGGTAGATTGTGATATTTTAGATGCACAAGGGCTTTACGATGCCATGTCGGGAGTTAAATCAGTCTATCATTGTGCGGCAATCGTAACTTTTAGCCCTTCCAAAAGGGAAGAACTTCGCAAGGTGAATGTGGAAGGAACCGCCAATGTGGTGAATATGGCTTTGGAACGGGGTGTTGAAAAACTGTTGCATGTCAGTTCTATTGCTGCACTGGGGCGCAAACTGAACCAACCGCATGTGGATGAAACAACACAATGGGAAGAAAGCCCCATCAACACGCAATATGCCATCAGCAAATATTATGCAGAGCGCGAAGTGTGGCGGGGTATTGCAGAAGGGCTTAACGCAGTGATTGTCAATCCTTCGGTTATCATAGGGGAGGGGGAATGGTCAACCGGATCCTGTCGTTTGTTTACTCAGGTTTGGGAAGGGCTGAAGTTTTACCCCAAAGGCGGAACAGGATTTGTGGATGTAACAGATTTGGTGAATCTGATGGTTGAACTGATGAACAGCCCCGTTCATGGGGAGCGGTTTATTGTAAATGCTGACAACCTCAGCTATCTCGACTTTTTTGCGATGGTTGCCCGTTATCTCAATAAACCCGAACCAACCCGCCCGATTACTCCCCTGATGGCCGAAATCGGATGGCGATTAGAAGCCTTGAAAGGGTTTTTCACCCAAACTTCTCCCCTTGTAACTAAAGAAACAGCCCGGATGTCGCAACACCGATACTATTACCAAAACGGCAAACTTTTAGCAGCCATTCCTTATTCATACACTCCCGTAGAAGAATCTGTATCAAGAATATGTAAGGAATTTTTGGCCATTCATAGTTCATAA
- a CDS encoding AAA family ATPase has protein sequence METEVKIGRAKIIVEVPEGTKSATYECIGIHQDGDYETLDDFDYYLDETSEFAEDFAFALVAIGLDNRNRTTVQKIFFVNILESKTLELNEKLTANEIGNWKIKLPNAWYEYDEYDEDDEDAGFINYTVENLDFEDEDEDIKIYDSKSAFRHWHKYTKENNLVRRIYEAYKFCKRAKDFKRWREIEEQVIPGTVTFIADTIVPKIQSSAFDELIKLIGINSVKEEIKSLINFVKFRKARLDAGHLVSPSTLHLVFTGNPGTGKTTVARLISRIYKDIGLLTKGHLIEVTRGDLVGQFVGQTAPQTKKKFEEALGGVLFIDEAYSLYYPGVEQDFGLEVINTLVALMENYREQIVVIVAGYPDKMKVFLESNPGLESRLPTKIHFVDYTKEELHKVFLKMCTDKGYQISSGAASKLLFYIEKQDYSNNNARGIRNLFDIVEKNLGNRVMNDPKSKPTREELNTITEIDIPDPES, from the coding sequence ATGGAAACAGAAGTTAAAATTGGAAGGGCGAAAATTATAGTTGAAGTTCCCGAAGGCACAAAAAGTGCTACTTATGAATGTATAGGAATACATCAAGACGGCGACTATGAAACGTTAGATGATTTTGATTATTATTTAGATGAAACTTCAGAGTTTGCTGAAGATTTTGCATTTGCATTAGTTGCTATTGGTTTAGACAATAGAAACAGAACAACTGTGCAAAAGATTTTTTTTGTTAATATTTTGGAATCCAAAACACTAGAATTAAATGAAAAGCTAACAGCGAATGAAATTGGAAATTGGAAGATAAAACTTCCAAACGCTTGGTATGAATATGATGAATATGATGAAGATGATGAAGATGCAGGTTTTATTAATTATACTGTTGAGAATTTAGATTTTGAAGATGAAGATGAAGACATTAAGATTTATGATTCTAAAAGCGCTTTTAGACATTGGCATAAATATACTAAGGAAAATAATCTTGTTCGCAGAATTTACGAAGCTTATAAATTCTGCAAAAGGGCTAAAGATTTTAAAAGATGGAGGGAAATTGAAGAACAAGTTATACCAGGAACAGTAACTTTTATTGCAGATACAATAGTACCAAAAATTCAATCTTCAGCATTTGATGAGTTAATCAAATTGATTGGAATAAATTCTGTTAAAGAAGAAATTAAATCGCTAATAAATTTTGTTAAATTTAGGAAAGCTCGTTTAGATGCTGGACATTTAGTAAGCCCATCTACATTACACTTAGTTTTTACAGGAAATCCTGGTACGGGCAAAACAACGGTTGCCAGACTTATTAGTAGAATATATAAAGATATTGGATTGCTCACCAAAGGACATTTGATAGAGGTAACAAGGGGCGATTTAGTTGGCCAATTTGTAGGACAAACTGCTCCTCAAACTAAGAAAAAATTTGAAGAAGCGTTAGGAGGTGTTCTGTTTATTGACGAAGCATACTCTCTTTATTATCCTGGAGTAGAACAGGATTTTGGTCTTGAAGTTATAAATACTTTAGTTGCATTAATGGAAAATTATAGGGAGCAGATTGTAGTAATTGTAGCAGGTTATCCGGATAAGATGAAAGTATTTTTGGAATCTAATCCCGGTTTAGAATCTCGGTTACCCACAAAAATTCATTTTGTAGATTATACGAAAGAAGAACTACATAAGGTTTTTTTAAAGATGTGTACAGATAAAGGATACCAAATTAGTAGCGGTGCTGCATCTAAACTACTATTTTACATTGAAAAACAAGATTATTCGAATAACAATGCAAGAGGGATAAGAAATCTTTTTGATATAGTTGAAAAAAATTTAGGAAATCGAGTTATGAATGATCCTAAGTCAAAGCCAACAAGAGAAGAACTTAATACAATCACTGAAATTGATATTCCAGATCCTGAAAGTTAG